Genomic DNA from Halomonas sp. BDJS001:
AGTTTGGCGGGTACTGTTTCTTCAATAATGCCGCCATTGCCGCCCAGCGGGCGCTGGATGCAGGTAAGCGCCGGGTCGCTATTCTTGACGTCGATTTTCACCACGGCAATGGTACTCAGCAGATTTTCTACCAGCGTGACGATGTGCTGTTTATCTCTCTGCACGGCGACCCCGAAGTTACCTTTCCTTACTATTTGGGCTACGCTGATGAAAACGGCGAAGGGCAAGGCGAGGGCTTTAACGTCAATTACCCGTTGCCGCCGGGCACCCGTGTTACCACGTGGATGGCCACACTTGAACAAGCCTTGGCGCAAATTAAAGCCGCGGAGTGTGAATACCTGATCGTATCGCTAGGGGTCGATATTTTCGAAGGTGACCCGATAAGTGCCTTCACCTTTACCAGCGCAGATTTCACAGCGCTAGGTGAGCGCCTGGCCCAAGCAGGCCTACCCAGCGTATTTCTGATGGAAGGGGGCTATGCGGTTGATGAAATAGGTGTCAATGTAGTCAACGTGTTACAAGGTTTTGAACAAGCGCTATAAAAAGTCTTGAACTGCATCTAAACAAGGGTAAAGGTTAACCGTGACAGCGGCCCCTAAATCGGGCAGGCTAATGCCCTTTCAACGGGGCAGGGAGCTCAAGCGTGGCAGTGTATGGTGGAATTCAGGCACATGAACTGGAACGTTGGCTTAATGCGTTAACCAACGCCGCCTATGATCGACGCTGCCCGTTGGTAAAAGTGCATGGTGGCAATGCCCGTGCGCGTACTGCCCGGCAGAACTTATTACTCCTCGCCCACGACTATCGCAGCGGCCAACTCACCCGCGAAGAGTGCGCTGCAGATCTCGGTCACTGGTGCCAATCCTACCTTTCCGAAACCGAGTGGTACGTACTGGTCGGCACCCGCCAAGCCCCTTCACAGCCGCAAAGCGAGGAGGAGCGAAGTCTTGCCGTGCTTAAGCAGCATCGGGTGGGGTAACCACGCCAATCAACACGAAACGCGGTCGAAAGCTCCTGCAATGGGGCTTTTTTTGTGCGCGAAATGCATGTCTTAGCAGGAGGTCGAATTTTTAATGACAGGCGAATTAGTAGGTGCTTAATAACGATATGTTGACAAAAGTTTAGCAAGATGAGTAGTTTGAAAGGATATGTCTACTCGACTAACGTTTTACAAAAACGCTATCTAAGGGCAGGGGGCAATACATCTTGTGACCACTACACCAGCGCTATCGGTTCGTTCCTTGGGGGTAAATTTTGGCTCCAACCAGGTTGTTAAAAACCTGAGTTTTGATGTTTACCCCGGTAAAACGACGGCAATCGTTGGCGAGTCTGGCTCGGGTAAATCGGTAACTTCACTGGCGATTATGCGCTTGGTGGAGTACATGAATGCTGAGATTACCAGTGGCACCATAACGTTCTACCGTGAGACCAATGGCTCCCCACCACAAGATCTTACCCAGCTTTCGGATAAGGCGATGCGTAAGATACGTGGCAAAGAGATTGCCATGATTTTCCAAGAGCCAATGACGTCACTGAATCCGGTTTACACCATTGGTGATCAGATTACCGAAGTACTGGTATTGCATGAAAAGCTTTCGACAGAGTCTGCTCGTGTCGAAGCAGTAAAACTTTTGAAGCTGGTGCGGCTGGCCGATGCCGAATCGCTATTAAAACGCTACCCCCATCAGCTATCCGGCGGTATGCGTCAACGAGTGATGATAGCGATGGCGCTGGCCTGTCGTCCTAAATTGCTGGTAGCGGATGAGCCCACCACTGCGCTGGATGTCACCATTCAGGCGCAAATTCTTACCATTATGCGCGATCTGCAGCAGGAACTGGGCATGGCCGTTATCTTCATCACCCACGACATGGGGGTGGTGGCGGAGATGGCCGATCAGGTAGTGGTCATGCGTCATGGGGAGAAGGTCGAGGAGGGCTCAGTGGAGGAGATTTTCGCCCGCCCCCAACACCCCTATACCCAAGCACTGTTAGCGGCGGTGCCTAAACTTGGCAGCATGCAGGGCGAAGCCCTTCCACGCATGGATCCATTAGTGGTGCTGGAGGGAAATGTTGCGCGCACCCTGGGTGAAAGTCGTCAGCAGGATACCGCTAGAACCGATGCAGCCCCGGTGGTGGAGATTGAAAATTTAGTCACCCGTTTCGATATTCGTAAAGGCTTCTTTGGGGGGATTAGCCATCGTGTCCATGCGGTGGAAAATGTCAGTTTCACTATTTTTCCGGGTGAAACGCTGGCACTGGTAGGAGAGTCGGGTTCCGGCAAGTCGACCATCGGGCGCACCATTCAGCAGTTGCAGGAAAGCACCAGTGGCACGATACGCTTTGGTGGCAAGGCCGTGGCCGATATGTCTCGGGCAGAAAAAATGCGCCTGCGCCAAGAAGTGCAGTACATTTTTCAAGACCCGTTTGCCTCCTTGGATCCACGTAAAACCGTTGGCTTTTCGATAGCCGAGCCCATCCGTACGCACGATTTATTGCACGGTAGTAAAGCGATTCGCCAGCGGGTAGACCAGTTACTGGAACGCGTTGGTTTGAGTGCTGACCAAGCCGAGCGCTATCCCCATGAGTTTTCCGGTGGCCAGCGCCAACGAATCTGTATCGCCCGCGCTCTGGCCTCCAAGCCTAAGTTGATCATTGCTGATGAAGCGTTATCTGCCCTCGATGTTTCTATCCAGGCGCAGATCATTCATCTGCTAATGGAGTTGCAGCAAGACGAGGGCTTGGCCTATCTGTTCATTAGTCATGACATGGCGGTGGTGGAAAAGATCAGCCACCGAGTGGCGGTACTGCACCTTGGCCAAGTCGTTGAGCTAGGCGAGCGTCGGGCGGTGTTTGATTCGCCTCAGCACTCTTACACCCGCAAGCTCTTAAGCGCTGTACCAGTGGCCGACCCGGCTCAGCGGCGGGAGCGGGTGTTGCTGCAGGGCGATATTCTTAGTCCCATCCGTAAAGTCGGTGATGAGCCAGAACATTTGCCATTAGTGCAGGTGGCTAGCGGTCATTTCGTTGCCCAGGAAGTAGGCAGCGCCGAGCGTTTGGCGTCATAGTAAGTTGCCTGATGGTACACAAGCTGTGAGACAACAACAGGAGTAATTTCATGAAGAAAAACAAACGCGTGCTCAATGGTGCCATCGCCGGTATGGCTCTGAGCGTTGCCTTTTCTGCCTCTGCGCAGGCTGGTTCATTAACGATTGCTTCGCCGCAAGATCCCGGCAGTTGGGATCCCATCGATACTTTTTTGGTGAATTGGGCATCGGTCACCACTAATATTTTCGATGGTTTGACTTATCGAGGCCCTGATTTAGAACTAGTGCCTGGCTTGGCAACCGAGTGGGAGGAGCTGGATGACGGTACCCGTATCCGTTTCACTCTGCGCGAAGGTGTCACCTTTCATAACGGCGAGCCCTTCAATGCGGAAGCGGTAAAGTTCACCTTTGATCGCCTGCTGGGCGATGAAGGGGCCCAAGGCCCTCAGCGCTCCAACTATACGGCGATTGAAAGCGTGGAAGTGATCGATGACTATACGGTCGATTTTCACCTCAGCGAACCCGACCCGGTACTGCTTACCAAGCTGGCGGGCTACGGCGCCATGATCGTGCCACCGGAGTATCTAGCTGAGCATGGCGATGACCACTTCAATACCCATCCTGTAGGCACCGGGCCTTTCAAAGTAGTGGAATATAATCCTCGCGAAGACGTTCAGCTTGAGGCCTTTGCCGAGCACTGGGGCGGTGCACGAAACTTGACGAAGTGACTTACCGCTTTATCTCAGAGCCTTCCACCGCCGTGGCTGAGCTGCAGGCTGGACGGGTCGATATCGTTATTCCGCCGACGATTCCAATTGGCATGATCGACACCATCAATAACCACGACGGGGCCAGCATCGTCAGCGTGGCTTCGCCGACGGTGGAAGCGATTCGCTTCAACACCCAATCCGGTATTACCGCCGACGAACGCGTGCGTAAAGCCTTGATCATGGCCGTGGATCGACAGGCGATTATCGACTCCATTCTGGCGGGTGAGGGCGAAATGATCGCCAGCTTCCAGGGTGCCCAGTCCTTCGGCAACGACCCTGATATGGAGCCCCTGCCGTACGATCCGCAGCAGGCTCGTCAACTGCTGGATGAAGCGGGGGTCGAGCAAGGCGCAACAGTACAGATTGATGTGCGCGGTAACGACGCCACCTTTGGTGAGGTGGCCCAGGTAGTGGCGTCTTACCTACAGGGGGTGGGGGTTACCGCTTCGATCCAGCCATATGAAACCAATGTGCTACTTAACGACATTATCCCGGCAGGCCGCACTGGGGAGATGTTCCAGCAGAAATGGGGCGGTTGGACGTTCGACTTCGACAATACCGCTTACCTGATGTACCACACGGGCGAACGCTGGAATCCTTATGACAGCGACGCTGAGTTAGATGAAATGCTCGAAGCCCAGCGCAGCATTACTGATCAGGAAGAGCGAGAAACGCTGCTCCAGGCGATTGCGCAGTATACCCAGGATCGCGCCTTGGAAATGCCGCTCTATAGCATCAATGCTCTCTATGGTGTCAGTGACCGGGTGGAGAATTTTGAACCTGCCCCAGATAACCGCATGCGTTTAACCGACGTGGACGTTGCTGAATAAACTTAGCGTCATCCGGCCGCTTGAAAGGGTGGCCGGTTCTTTACGCTGACATTTTACAAAAGCTTCATGTAAGCGTTACGGGCTTGGGGTCATAGTGGCAAAATTTCTTCTCTATCGAATACTGCAGGCCATCTTTGTGGTAATCGCCGTGACGCTGATCGTCTCTTTTGCGATCAGGTTAACCGGTGACCCGGCGGTTATGCTGGCCCAAGGGGCGGGAAGTATTACCGAGGCGGATCTGGAAAG
This window encodes:
- a CDS encoding histone deacetylase family protein translates to MLTFYSEDSRLRQARTELHDGALVTPFECPERLDLVLKHLRQSGLGDIRTPSAYGLAPVLAVHDKEYVTFLANCWQEWQAAGHKGEAIPNIWPARTMRSDRIPRSISGQLGYYALAAETSISEGTFEAAMASKDVALGALEHTLQTGEPSFGLCRPPGHHAAYDQFGGYCFFNNAAIAAQRALDAGKRRVAILDVDFHHGNGTQQIFYQRDDVLFISLHGDPEVTFPYYLGYADENGEGQGEGFNVNYPLPPGTRVTTWMATLEQALAQIKAAECEYLIVSLGVDIFEGDPISAFTFTSADFTALGERLAQAGLPSVFLMEGGYAVDEIGVNVVNVLQGFEQAL
- a CDS encoding ABC transporter ATP-binding protein, with amino-acid sequence MTTTPALSVRSLGVNFGSNQVVKNLSFDVYPGKTTAIVGESGSGKSVTSLAIMRLVEYMNAEITSGTITFYRETNGSPPQDLTQLSDKAMRKIRGKEIAMIFQEPMTSLNPVYTIGDQITEVLVLHEKLSTESARVEAVKLLKLVRLADAESLLKRYPHQLSGGMRQRVMIAMALACRPKLLVADEPTTALDVTIQAQILTIMRDLQQELGMAVIFITHDMGVVAEMADQVVVMRHGEKVEEGSVEEIFARPQHPYTQALLAAVPKLGSMQGEALPRMDPLVVLEGNVARTLGESRQQDTARTDAAPVVEIENLVTRFDIRKGFFGGISHRVHAVENVSFTIFPGETLALVGESGSGKSTIGRTIQQLQESTSGTIRFGGKAVADMSRAEKMRLRQEVQYIFQDPFASLDPRKTVGFSIAEPIRTHDLLHGSKAIRQRVDQLLERVGLSADQAERYPHEFSGGQRQRICIARALASKPKLIIADEALSALDVSIQAQIIHLLMELQQDEGLAYLFISHDMAVVEKISHRVAVLHLGQVVELGERRAVFDSPQHSYTRKLLSAVPVADPAQRRERVLLQGDILSPIRKVGDEPEHLPLVQVASGHFVAQEVGSAERLAS
- a CDS encoding cellulose biosynthesis protein BcsE, with the protein product MAVYGGIQAHELERWLNALTNAAYDRRCPLVKVHGGNARARTARQNLLLLAHDYRSGQLTREECAADLGHWCQSYLSETEWYVLVGTRQAPSQPQSEEERSLAVLKQHRVG